One window of the Octopus sinensis linkage group LG3, ASM634580v1, whole genome shotgun sequence genome contains the following:
- the LOC115209267 gene encoding trophoblast glycoprotein, with the protein MANFLIWYIFAAPAMVIVWQMDLVDAGAKANMEVTTMERAANTNNSKTSQCPAELSNCQCNATSVECIDTGFTNASFFLFVPHSVQSLIVSGNNLTDLPANLFGACAHNTVGHKYSALKYLDMSNNNIRRIHGKTFHCLPQLETLILRNNNWKLLDISHTGVFEGLTQLRVLDLDDTLASWSGPERYEYLIRLPYILNKTSTTLEDLNLSNNDILVLTNETMEMLCNMESLKKLNVSHNYLIEINPELCTYSIEQLDLSYNGILDGSFFTQFNQSMPYLTDLRLGHNTYSCSCYLKDFYEWLTKNQDKVGDVDNVTCFHSYKDLYQGRQVLSLQESDLKCEKRSGVHLETSYIIFAFIACTALIVLYLNRGSIKRVFKRCVAPYITARTHYSYASVEI; encoded by the coding sequence ATGGCTAATTTTCTGATTTGGTATATCTTTGCGGCCCCTGCTATGGTGATCGTTTGGCAAATGGATTTAGTTGACGCCGGTGCGAAAGCTAACATGGAAGTAACAACTATGGAACGAGcagcaaatacaaataacagtaaAACTTCCCAATGCCCAGCTGAATTATCCAACTGCCAATGCAATGCAACCAGTGTGGAGTGTATAGATACTGGCTTTACTAATGCTAGTTTCTTTTTATTCGTGCCACATTCTGTACAGAGTTTAATAGTGAGTGGCAACAACCTTACCGACCTCCCGGCTAATCTCTTCGGAGCATGTGCCCATAACACTGTTGGACACAAGTATTCTGCTTTGAAATATTTAGACATGTCCAACAATAACATAAGAAGAATCCACGGCAAAACATTCCATTGTCTGCCACAACTAGAGACATTAATACTGCGTAACAATAATTGGAAACTTTTAGATATTAGCCACACTGGAGTATTTGAAGGGTTAACCCAACTTCGTGTTCTTGACTTGGACGATACCTTAGCCAGCTGGAGTGGTCCTGAGAGATACGAATACCTTATCCGTTTACCGTACATTTTAAATAAGACCAGCACAACACTGGAAGATCTTAATTTGTCTAATAATGACATTTTAGTGTTGACCAATGAAACTATGGAAATGTTGTGTAACATGGAATCTCTGAAGAAACTAAATGTATCACATAACTATTTAATAGAGATCAACCCGGAATTGTGTACATACAGCATCGAACAGTTAGATCTCTCTTATAACGGCATACTAGATGGCTCCTTTTTTACTCAGTTCAACCAGTCCATGCCCTATCTTACAGATTTAAGGCTCGGCCACAACACTTACAGCTGCAGTTGTTATTTGAAAGACTTTTATGAATGGTTAACAAAGAACCAAGATAAAGTTGGGGATGTAGATAATGTCACTTGTTTTCATAGTTATAAAGACTTGTACCAGGGCAGGCAAGTACTCAGTCTGCAAGAATCGGACTTGAAGTGTGAGAAGCGCAGTGGTGTTCACTTGGAAACCTCATATATTATATTTGCTTTCATTGCTTGTACTGCACTCATTGTTCTCTATCTCAACAGAGGTAGTATTAAGCGGGTATTTAAACGATGTGTTGCTCCTTACATCACTGCTAGAACACATTACAGTTATGCATCagtagaaatataa
- the LOC115209136 gene encoding claspin, which yields MPSTRSTSLSDDDRKPNTRSKGGGKSSPWHGGKNSLHSSTKTPAKATSKDNRNESAKTMSKGLTSKKVLSSKMNCESSNEKSKCKVSITPEAKDVESEVPAEDQSLLLPNSEVHSDDKQQNTTIDPPLNKTFPDLSAQKTITKDNSDSSDIPVSLLLDSKMSPSKEINHINGSVFQEKSTHLISFSEKCNTSGILATKETTSLQSSDKLLGEGSRPSSSLYTLSNQMNEQLEPTTDCVNEHLSDSAGEVHNEVANSNQTISNKKNNKVCDNNPATATKLNKSTNNNELAQESSDGITVRKSGRRSIPNRKYLDMETDFSSRKSKSTTPTEKKPPKSPQTTKTSKAAQNSGASLMKRKLDLTPEKIPDKKYKLQAEEPVDKSPVKQHKTPKPPPPNSPTVSKKPEPQQNVISSLGNSVKTPSSSVPTLDSPTQISLDNTPVMSVLKDANEKVSNAMVQNIVQSFSPCQMEKVSDLIMTTSTTTPEQSLQEEVQLTITAEAETPCATIGTNSLESFNVATDNSDSLLSKEISENIQIFQNIQKDAKLKEDQIQMTLPSQMEESIPEEMQHEKSISKSLDKSDSKADHVIIVQQEQQLDQSSEFFIGEKELIQKDLCETSVNNELNSVDQFSSIPTVALQNSIPSSVVEPSYDVEVSLPSAKPIITFAEQLPHTSPYTVSLLNNSSKDKEAVESLMNETSISEKVLETPNVMMCLSSGGAELVSGSMALDVATHDDAQRLETEAAIQEITASFTQTFNGNDIVVTSEKDTIPKSSLSLAEAAKMVAESQTIVDLQEEVTLPINSLTHCTVQQISETTSSIASNNSNGVPPTAVASTQTPLQLPRKGVNSAKVGSIIKSLPLNASSHSKLNDKLDVEDECNDDEEDEEEEEEEDEEDDEEEEEGIDAAEVPNQKLTQEFIIVHLPEGTQIKRQRVDHRSKEEGLVGVRVDVNGCYKCTECDYCTVKKVNWYKHRKKHLGLRPHSCIKCNYKATTSSNLKRHMAIHADLREYKCNQCSHYFRQKIHLERHMKYKHEEKKIRCPLCTYVCANENPDLKIHIKRRHVTSESTDGAMQAFTCGECGLVTMSKKDLKQHAKFHRKGPELKLFCEQCSFVTDCESRLRRHVLTHTKVKPFKCGLCEYRGSQKEHVLRHMKSRHSIDIQRNPRRQREDENGMENLERDKGDFTSRDKIFACNHCTMKFSKLINLYKHLHTQHKTIMPSGGQNEFYCVVCDFKTINKKNLLVHMRKHNMQEQNPPSHVYSCVLCRYVNPKRRNLFQHMMKKHGIEIVMNMKDDWSSSCFIDNNVPTVHDKGETNEPQVMTVNNNVVTTSSDDCNQLMVVTDDGGSNPVQTVITIEDLASSMTKPVKMTQVTLPPETEELSHKQLTDDLTQQQHAADAVEGLQALAEQPGIVEPESHSQSDDNEDDIILDDEDIKTESVETEDMCNPSPIAADAPALVLNQLPDDGEVKDSVELTSDQIVHLSPGDYVEINGELYKVEISTEPAEETVTTTGDNGLEAVPVTAAVSELFGALPNYDTTVTVPPASSTSTFVA from the exons ATGCCATCTACCAGGAGTACAAGCTTATCTGATGATGACAGGAAACCGAATACAAGATCAAAGGGAGGGGGCAAGTCCTCACCTTGGCATGGAGGTAAAAACTCTCTACACTCATCTACAAAAACTCCTGCAAAAGCTACTTCAAAAGACAACAGGAATGAATCTGCTAAAACTATGTCAAAGGGTTTGACTTCAAAGAAAGTTCTCTCCTCTAAAATGAATTGTGAAAGCAGCAATGAGAAGTCAAAATGTAAAGTCAGTATCACACCTGAAGCAAAAGATGTAGAGTCTGAAGTGCCTGCTGAGGACCAGTCATTACTTTTACCTAATTCTGAAGTTCATTCAGAtgataaacaacaaaacacaacGATTGACCCTCCTCTAAATAAAACATTTCCAGATCTTTCTGCTCAAAAAACAATCACAAAAGACAATAGTGACTCTTCAGACATTCCTGTGTCTTTGTTGCTGGACTCCAAGATGTCACCTTCCAAAGAAATCAATCATATTAATGGAAGTGTTTTTCAAGAGAAGAGTACACATTTAATTAGCTTCTCTGAAAAGTGTAATACATCTGGGATTCTTGCTACTAAAGAGACCACTTCACTACAGTCATCTGATAAATTACTTGGGGAAGGTTCTAGACCTTCCTCTTCACTTTATACATTATCTAATCAGATGAATGAGCAACTTGAACCTACTACAGACTGTGTGAATGAGCATCTTTCTGATTCTGCTGGGGAAGTCCACAATGAGGTAGCTAACTCAAACCAAACCATcagtaataaaaagaataataaagtgTGTGATAATAACCCAGCTACTGCTACTAAATTGAATAAGTCTACAAACAACAATGAATTAGCTCAAGAATCCTCTGATGGAATTACAGTTCGAAAGAGTGGACGTAGGAGTATTCCAAATCGTAAATATTTGGACATGGAAACAGATTTCAGTTCAAGGAAATCCAAATCTACTACACCTACAG AAAAAAAGCCTCCAAAATCTCCACAAACTACCAAAACATCAAAAGCTGCTCAAAATTCTGG tgCCTCACTCATGAAAAGGAAATTAGATTTAACTCCTGAAAAGATACctgataaaaaatacaaattacaagcaGAAGAACCGGTTGACAAATCACCTGTAAAACAACATAAAACCCCCAAACCCCCACCTCCAAACTCACCAACAGTTTCTAAAAAGCCTGAACCCCAACAAAATGTTATTAGTTCTCTGGGTAACTCTGTAAAAACTCCCTCTTCATCTGTTCCCACACTTGATTCACCCACACAGATCAGTTTAGATAATACTCCTGTCATGTCTGTATTAAAAGATGCCaatgaaaaggtctcaaatgctATGGTTCAAAACATAGTTCAGTCTTTCTCTCCTTGTCAGATGGAGAAGGTATCTGATCTCATAATGACTACATCTACCACTACTCCTGAGCAGTCTCTTCAAGAGGAGGTTCAGCTTACAATAACAGCAGAAGCAGAAACTCCTTGTGCAACCATTGGTACCAATTCTTTAGAGAGTTTTAATGTTGCTACAGACAATTCTGATTCTCTTTTAAGCaaagaaatttctgaaaatattcaaatctttcaaaatattcaaaaagaTGCAAAACTGAAGGAAGATCAAATACAAATGACACTTCCTTCTCAGATGGAAGAGAGTATTCCTGAAGAAATGCAACATGAAAAGTCTATTTCTAAATCATTAGATAAGTCTGATAGCAAAGCAGATCATGTTATTATTGTCCAACAAGAGCAGCAGCTCGATCAAAGTTCTGAATTCTTTATAGGAGAGAAGGAATTGATTCAAAAAGATCTCTGTGAAACTAGTGTAAATAATGAGCTTAATTCAGTTGACCAATTTAGTTCAATTCCAACAGTTGCTTTACAAAACTCCATCCCATCTTCTGTAGTAGAACCTTCTTACGATGTTGAGGTGTCATTACCTTCTGCAAAACCCATCATAACCTTTGCTGAACAACTACCCCATACCTCCCCATACACAGTTTCACTTTTGAACAATAGCAGTAAAGATAAGGAAGCAGTTGAATCTCTCATGAACGAAACCAGCATTTCTGAGAAAGTGTTAGAAACACCAAATGTAATGATGTGTTTGTCATCAGGTGGAGCAGAGCTTGTCTCTGGAAGCATGGCTCTTGATGTCGCGACACATGACGATGCTCAGAGGTTGGAGACAGAGGCAGCAATTCAAGAAATAACTGCTTCATTTACGCAAACATTTAATGGTAATGACATTGTTGTTACATCTGAAAAAGATACCATCCCAAAGTCCTCTTTGTCATTGGCTGAAGCTGCCAAGATGGTAGCTGAATCTCAGACTATTGTTGACTTGCAAGAGGAAGTTACATTACCGATAAATTCTCTCACACATTGTACAGTACAGCAAATCTCGGAAACTACCAGTTCCATTGCTAGTAATAATTCAAATGGAGTGCCACCCACTGCCGTTGCTTCTACTCAGACACCTTTACAGCTACCCAGGAAAGGAGTCAACTCAGCTAAAGTCGGTTCCATTATTAAGTCTTTACCTTTGAATGCATCAAGTCACTCCAAACTGAATGATAAATTAGATGTAGAAGACGAgtgtaatgatgatgaggaggatgaagaagaagaggaagaggaggatgaagaggatgatgaagaagaagaagaaggtattGATGCAGCAGAAGTTCCCAATCAGAAATTAACTCAGGAGTTCATTATAGTTCATCTACCTGAAGGAACGCAAATTAAGAGGCAACGTGTGGATCATAGAAGTAAAGAagag ggTCTAGTTGGTGTGAGAGTTGATGTAAATGGCTGTTATAAATGTACAGAATGTGACTATTGTACAGTAAAGAAGGTAAACTGGTATAAACATCGAAAGAAACATTTAG GTCTGCGACCCCACAGCTGCATCAAGTGTAACTACAAAGCAACAACTAGCAGTAACTTAAAACGCCACATGGCAATACATGCAGACCTTCGAGAATATAAGTGCAACCAGTGTTCTCATTACTTCAGACAGAAAATCCACTTAGAGAGACATATGAAGTACAAACATGAA GAGAAAAAAATCCGCTGTCCtctctgcacctatgtatgtgcaAATGAAAACCCAGACCTGAAAATTCATATTAAACGACGCCATGTGACATCTGAGTCTACTGATGGTGCAATGCAAGCTTTTACTTGTGGTGAGTGTGGCCTAGTTACGATGAGCAAGAAAGATTTGAAGCAACATGCCAAATTCCATCGCAAGGGACCTGAACTAAAATTATTCTGTGAGCAGTGTAGTTTTGTGACTGACTGTGAAAGTCGTTTAAGGCGACACGTCCTGACTCATACAAAAGTGAAGCCATTCAAATGTGGTTTGTGTGAATATCGTGGATCTCAGAAAGAACATGTATTAAGACATATGAAATCACGGCATAGTATAGATATCCAGCGTAACCCCCGGCGACAGCGAGAAGATGAAAACGGCATGGAAAATCTGGAACGAGACAAAGGTGATTTTACAAGTCGTGATAAAATCTTTGCTTGCAATCATTGCACAATGAAATTTTCCAAGTTGATCAATCTCTACAAACATTTGCATACGCAACATAAAACTATCATGCCATCAGGTGGACAGAATGAATTCTATTGTGTAGTTTGTGACTTCAAAACCATCAACAAGAAGAATTTACTGGTGCATATGCGTAAACACAACATGCAAGAGCAAAATCCACCTTctcatgtatattcatgtgttctCTGTCGCTATGTTAACCCAAAGCGACGGAACTTATTCCAGCACATGATGAAAAAGCATGGTATTGAGATTGTGATGAATATGAAAGATGACTGGTCATCTAGTTGTTTTATTGACAATAATGTTCCCACAGTGCATGATAAGGGAGAGACTAATGAACCACAAGTAATGACTGTAAATAATAACGTTGTGACAACTAGTAGTGATGACTGCAACCAATTGATGGTTGTTACTGATGATGGTGGAAGTAATCCTGTACAGACTGTCATTACAATTGAGGATTTAGCTTCTTCAATGACCAAACCAGTGAAAATGACACAGGTCACCTTACCACCTGAAACTGAAGAACTTTCCCACAAACAGCTCACTGATGATTTGACACAGCAACAACATGCAGCTGATGCTGTGGAAGGTTTACAAGCTTTGGCAGAACAACCAGGGATTGTTGAACCTGAATCTCACTCTCAgtctgatgataatgaagatgacatTATCCTTGATGATGAGGATATCAAAACAGAGTCAGTTGAGACTGAAGATATGTGTAACCCATCTCCAATTGCAGCTGATGCACCAGCATTAGTTCTTAACCAGTTGCCAGATGATGGTGAGGTGAAAGATAGTGTTGAGCTCACTTCTGACCAGATCGTGCACTTGTCACCTGGTGACTATGTTGAAATTAATGGAGAACTTTATAAAGTGGAAATTTCTACAGAGCCTGCTGaagaaacagtaacaacaaccgGTGATAATGGACTAGAAGCTGTTCCTGTAACAGCAGCTGTATCTGAACTGTTTGGAGCACTTCCTAATTATGATACAACTGTAACTGTTCCTCCTGCATCCTCTACCTCTACTTTTGTAGCGTGA